One Umboniibacter marinipuniceus DNA window includes the following coding sequences:
- the rnr gene encoding ribonuclease R, protein MPQKPKADPHAEREAKNYANPVVSREWLLEALDLKPQSYEELCELAQAESEDQREGLRRRLKAMIRDGQVLLNRRDRFVPMSKADVLHGKIIGHRDGYGFFRPDDGSDDIFINQHQMAKAFDGDIAVVRPGAVDRRGRREGTIIHITQRANTTLVGRFVDEGYVRYVIPDNQKINQNIVIAPEDQLDARDGQMVVAELISFPSKRNLATAKIIQVLGDNMSAGMEIEVAIHSHQIPAEWPEGVTEVANELPEEVINSDKLGRFDLRSVPLVTIDGEDARDFDDAVYAKRKANGGYTLYVAIADVSHYVKPMSALDIEGINRGNSTYFPGYVVPMLPEQLSNGLCSLNPEVDRLAMVCEMQLSEDGEVNDFSFYEAVIHSHKRLTYSEVGRALSEGPDGETRTRLADRIADLETLHSLYNALRAKRDTRGAIDFETVEPRIIFGPGRKIEKIVPVERNDAHKMIEEAMLAANVCAAELLAKANIPALFRVHEGPAQERLENLRAYLGELGLSLTGGDQPTPADYQLLLGSIGERPDAHVIQSMMLRSMAQAQYRPDNEGHFGLAYSAYTHFTSPIRRYPDLLVHRAIRALIAKNDGAKVKKHPDAESADFADLYPYDMNAMLQAGEQCSMTERRSDEATRDVIAWLKCEFLRHHLGEEFDGTVATVTSFGLFIELKDLFIEGLAHISNLTQDYYHFDQAKQRLVAEHSGNSFNLGDSVRVKVARVDLDERKIDLELVGHESRRSATKGRGNKAAAKGERTARSGSKAKAAGAKSGPRSKVEKSPAKRSKPIKERAPKPVKSKAKAADKAVPLGAVKAKPKPKAKAKRGPQTAAKGEDFLGSQGNVNTDTRKPRRRTNAAPESAGDASTRNVSKSHAAIKARVKPGKAKAKKPSNTVSAEAKPAEKKKRWWQFGRS, encoded by the coding sequence ATGCCCCAAAAACCGAAAGCCGACCCTCATGCTGAGCGCGAAGCGAAAAATTACGCCAATCCTGTTGTTAGCCGTGAATGGTTGCTCGAGGCGTTAGACCTCAAACCTCAAAGCTACGAAGAATTGTGCGAGCTTGCTCAAGCGGAATCCGAGGACCAGCGCGAGGGTTTACGCCGTCGTCTTAAGGCAATGATTCGTGATGGGCAAGTTTTGCTAAATCGCCGTGACCGCTTTGTGCCAATGAGTAAGGCCGACGTGCTGCACGGCAAAATTATCGGGCACCGAGATGGCTATGGCTTCTTTCGTCCCGATGACGGCTCGGATGATATTTTTATCAATCAGCATCAAATGGCCAAGGCTTTCGATGGCGATATCGCTGTGGTTCGTCCAGGCGCGGTGGATCGTCGTGGTCGCCGTGAAGGTACCATCATCCATATCACGCAGCGAGCCAATACCACCTTGGTGGGGCGTTTTGTGGATGAGGGCTACGTTCGCTATGTAATCCCTGATAATCAAAAGATTAATCAGAACATTGTGATTGCGCCCGAGGATCAGCTCGACGCTCGCGATGGGCAGATGGTGGTGGCTGAATTAATCAGCTTTCCCAGCAAGCGTAACTTGGCTACGGCGAAAATTATCCAAGTTCTGGGTGACAACATGTCGGCGGGTATGGAGATTGAGGTGGCTATCCATTCTCACCAGATCCCCGCAGAATGGCCCGAGGGAGTAACCGAGGTTGCCAACGAGTTGCCAGAAGAGGTTATCAACAGTGACAAGCTTGGGCGTTTCGATTTACGAAGTGTTCCGTTAGTAACCATTGACGGCGAAGATGCCCGAGACTTTGATGATGCGGTTTACGCAAAGCGCAAAGCAAACGGCGGCTACACGCTCTATGTGGCCATTGCTGATGTCTCCCATTACGTGAAACCAATGAGTGCGTTAGATATCGAGGGAATTAATCGCGGTAACTCTACCTATTTCCCTGGTTATGTGGTGCCGATGCTGCCTGAGCAGTTGTCTAACGGCTTGTGTTCACTCAATCCTGAAGTTGATCGCCTTGCGATGGTCTGTGAAATGCAGCTCAGCGAGGACGGCGAGGTTAATGACTTCAGTTTTTACGAGGCCGTAATTCACTCCCATAAGCGTTTAACCTACAGTGAAGTGGGCCGCGCGCTGAGCGAAGGGCCGGATGGGGAAACTCGCACTCGTCTTGCAGATCGAATTGCGGATCTGGAGACCCTTCATTCACTCTATAATGCGTTGCGGGCGAAACGTGATACGCGCGGCGCGATTGACTTTGAAACGGTCGAGCCAAGAATTATCTTTGGCCCTGGGCGTAAGATCGAAAAAATCGTTCCAGTAGAGCGCAACGATGCGCACAAGATGATTGAAGAAGCCATGTTAGCGGCCAACGTCTGCGCGGCAGAATTACTCGCTAAGGCTAACATCCCTGCGCTCTTCCGAGTCCACGAAGGGCCGGCTCAAGAACGCCTAGAAAACCTTCGTGCTTACTTAGGTGAACTCGGATTGAGTTTAACGGGTGGCGATCAGCCTACTCCCGCTGATTACCAGCTGCTGCTAGGCAGTATTGGCGAGCGGCCTGATGCACACGTGATTCAGTCTATGATGTTGCGCTCTATGGCTCAGGCTCAATATCGCCCAGATAACGAAGGTCACTTCGGTTTGGCGTACTCCGCTTATACCCACTTCACCAGCCCAATTCGCCGTTACCCAGACCTACTGGTTCACCGAGCAATCCGCGCGTTGATTGCCAAGAATGACGGCGCTAAGGTGAAGAAACACCCCGATGCGGAGTCAGCAGATTTTGCGGACTTGTATCCGTACGATATGAACGCCATGTTGCAGGCGGGCGAGCAGTGCTCCATGACAGAGCGTCGTTCCGACGAAGCAACGCGAGACGTGATTGCGTGGCTAAAGTGTGAGTTCCTCCGCCACCACCTTGGCGAGGAGTTTGATGGCACGGTGGCTACCGTCACCAGCTTCGGTTTGTTTATTGAGCTGAAGGATTTGTTCATTGAAGGCTTGGCGCATATCAGTAATTTGACTCAAGATTATTATCATTTCGACCAAGCCAAGCAAAGACTGGTGGCTGAACACAGCGGCAATAGCTTCAACTTAGGCGACAGCGTCCGCGTTAAGGTGGCACGCGTTGACCTCGATGAGCGCAAGATAGATCTAGAATTGGTTGGTCACGAGTCACGCCGATCCGCCACTAAAGGTAGGGGCAATAAGGCTGCAGCGAAGGGTGAAAGAACCGCTCGTTCAGGTAGCAAAGCAAAGGCTGCTGGAGCTAAATCCGGGCCGCGTTCAAAGGTGGAAAAGTCGCCAGCGAAACGTTCAAAGCCAATTAAGGAACGTGCACCTAAGCCAGTTAAGTCAAAAGCGAAAGCTGCTGACAAGGCCGTACCATTGGGTGCAGTGAAAGCCAAGCCAAAGCCTAAAGCTAAGGCCAAACGAGGTCCCCAAACCGCCGCCAAAGGTGAGGATTTCCTTGGCTCTCAGGGCAACGTCAACACGGATACCCGTAAGCCGAGACGTCGGACGAATGCCGCACCCGAGAGCGCTGGAGATGCGTCAACGCGTAATGTGTCGAAGAGCCACGCCGCCATTAAGGCGCGCGTGAAGCCAGGTAAAGCAAAGGCGAAAAAGCCGTCTAACACAGTGTCTGCGGAGGCCAAACCTGCGGAGAAAAAGAAACGCTGGTGGCAGTTTGGACGCAGCTAA
- the rlmB gene encoding 23S rRNA (guanosine(2251)-2'-O)-methyltransferase RlmB: MKMDLIFGLHAVQSLLKTDATRVQELVVLQGRGDQRLQKVLGQAQRDGISVTTKSRKVMDEMVEGNHQGVIARCTPGELKDEKYLASLIESLDEPPFFLLLDGVTDPHNIGACLRSADAAGVHAVITTRDKSAGLTATARKIACGAADTTPFVVVTNMARTLDMFQQAGIWIVGTAGEAPTTVYQQDLKGPLAIVMGAEDKGMRRLTRDYCDFLVNLPMAGSVSSLNVSVATGVILFEAVRQRQLG; encoded by the coding sequence CTGAAGATGGATTTAATTTTTGGACTGCACGCTGTTCAGTCGCTCCTCAAAACCGACGCTACACGTGTCCAAGAGCTCGTTGTTTTGCAGGGTCGCGGTGACCAACGGCTGCAGAAAGTACTCGGGCAAGCCCAGCGAGACGGTATCTCGGTAACCACTAAATCACGAAAAGTGATGGATGAGATGGTTGAAGGCAACCATCAGGGTGTGATCGCCCGTTGTACTCCGGGCGAGCTGAAAGACGAAAAGTACCTCGCGTCGTTGATCGAATCCCTGGATGAACCGCCGTTTTTCCTACTGTTAGATGGCGTCACCGATCCCCACAATATTGGCGCCTGTTTGCGTTCAGCCGATGCGGCGGGCGTGCACGCTGTGATTACCACCCGCGATAAATCAGCGGGGCTTACCGCCACCGCACGAAAGATCGCGTGTGGTGCTGCGGACACCACACCATTTGTGGTGGTGACCAATATGGCGCGCACGCTAGATATGTTCCAGCAGGCTGGAATTTGGATTGTCGGCACCGCAGGCGAGGCACCAACAACGGTTTATCAACAGGATCTCAAGGGACCTTTGGCCATTGTAATGGGTGCTGAGGATAAAGGTATGCGCCGTTTAACTCGTGATTATTGTGACTTTTTGGTGAACCTGCCCATGGCCGGTTCGGTGTCATCGCTCAATGTTTCTGTGGCAACGGGTGTGATTCTTTTCGAAGCAGTACGTCAGCGTCAGTTAGGCTAA
- a CDS encoding aromatic ring-hydroxylating oxygenase subunit alpha codes for MSIYHVEKHEVCSNLQLIMSCEHAIMSTFDPIIASDYILPEILSLEDQAVFAKSWHLVGCANDLSQHGDFFVTHIGQESVVVINDRGALRALSNICRHRGHPLLTGSGNTQQISCPYHSWRYQTDGQLLRAPNAKRVANFSTADICLPSYAVRREQDLIWVCLAQDEPFPAHQLARVSEEIYERLGPLSALNSLTQSEYYIAANWKVVMDNYLECYHCGVGHKSFCEVMALPSYHGSADGCWSLQTAHYTGTIPLPLNSPKEWAFFSFYPNMIINITPGVRQINFMQVVPVSAEQTLVKLRTWRDGEENALTALLANVILDVKREDIAYCEAVQRGYHSASFTQGIVMADESGGPLSELAVLHFHQWLKHRMPS; via the coding sequence GTGAGTATTTATCACGTAGAAAAACATGAAGTTTGCAGTAATCTTCAGTTAATCATGAGTTGTGAGCATGCCATCATGTCTACCTTTGACCCCATTATTGCTAGTGATTATATCCTCCCCGAAATTTTGTCACTGGAGGATCAAGCCGTGTTTGCCAAGAGTTGGCATTTGGTCGGCTGTGCTAATGACCTATCCCAGCACGGTGATTTCTTTGTGACCCATATCGGGCAGGAGTCGGTAGTAGTCATCAATGATCGGGGGGCGCTGCGGGCGCTGAGTAATATTTGTCGCCATCGCGGCCACCCGCTACTTACTGGTAGTGGTAATACGCAGCAAATTAGCTGTCCCTATCACAGCTGGCGCTATCAGACAGACGGGCAGTTACTTCGTGCACCCAATGCGAAGCGCGTGGCAAATTTTTCGACAGCGGACATTTGCCTCCCGAGCTATGCGGTGCGGCGCGAACAAGATCTAATCTGGGTTTGTCTTGCCCAGGACGAGCCTTTCCCCGCTCACCAACTGGCGCGTGTAAGCGAAGAAATTTACGAACGCTTAGGCCCGCTCTCGGCGCTGAATTCGCTTACGCAAAGCGAGTATTACATTGCGGCAAATTGGAAGGTGGTGATGGACAATTACTTAGAGTGCTATCACTGCGGAGTAGGCCATAAAAGCTTCTGCGAAGTGATGGCGCTACCTAGCTACCATGGTAGTGCGGACGGCTGTTGGAGCTTACAAACAGCTCACTATACGGGGACGATACCACTGCCTCTGAATAGCCCTAAAGAGTGGGCATTTTTTAGCTTTTATCCCAATATGATTATTAATATCACACCCGGTGTTAGGCAGATAAATTTTATGCAGGTTGTTCCTGTGAGTGCCGAACAAACCTTAGTGAAACTAAGGACGTGGCGTGATGGTGAAGAGAACGCGCTGACAGCGTTACTCGCTAACGTCATACTAGATGTAAAACGCGAAGACATTGCCTATTGCGAGGCCGTGCAACGTGGCTATCACAGCGCGAGCTTTACGCAGGGCATTGTTATGGCAGACGAGAGTGGCGGCCCACTTAGCGAGCTCGCCGTACTCCATTTTCACCAATGGCTGAAGCACCGGATGCCGAGTTAG
- a CDS encoding TonB-dependent receptor domain-containing protein: MKPNLFTPSALASAIALALLSSPAVMAQTGFDPERPAPIEEVLVTGRQRDAAEQLIVERIEESHQVDILSAETISRAGDSDLAAALRRVPGLTLLGGKYVYVRGLGERYSSTQLNGAQVPSPDFSRNVLPLDIFPTDIIDSMVIQKSYSADLPAAFGGGNINIRTKGIPDDFVLNLELSSGFNSSSKDGFTNSNGGDSLGAAADSMAFPSAISQGLTDYRGDLSVSNIFATLRSSDISATRNDAVAINQSYAASLDRQFAIQHQSLDPDRNAKLALGNNFFLSDDLEIGFLALAGQENKWRNKHRMTKNWAQPNDIYTDTQRTVNEISLTGAFNVGLRYTNDHQLLFSSLFLRNTEDETRVAIGNDLNTILADGNREREWATRYEQRELFVNQVRGSHRFDDTLFFARLGAGWYYSDATATSDVPGEVSVLGLDSLTTGGELVSSAIRSSSSVASFNWTRLDDEVESYGWEFEAGDELGDSEWTISGGYDYWLKVRHFEYLPTNISTAGVQNAADLRDSGDVLTLPDRIFDDASLLDVTSGLGFRTGGIGSESYVAFLESHAGWGSLDVQLSEAWRLNAGVRWEEYTQFSLPYDSLNYSDDPVGLSEQEIVDSFSVSDDWYPSLALTYSNGDFLGAETFQVRTSVSQTVVRPDLREVSDATYIDTVTEFRVVGNPLLEPSDLTNADLRFEWFFENGDSLTSTLFYKDISAPIEAIQRPGSDDNLVIGFVNADSAEVYGVEFEMLKDLSQLSSGLFVSGNLTLSDSEIQISQSDIGLTNNTRRMNGHSEWVANAALGYDSDGGLVSANMVYNIAGERLVFAGRAGAPDAYEQPFNSLDLNVDVFPLEALRVRFKVQNLLDEKVTFAQGDTTIVEQTVGSSYSLGLRYEF; this comes from the coding sequence ATGAAGCCGAATTTATTTACTCCTTCCGCGCTTGCTTCAGCGATTGCTTTGGCACTGCTTAGTAGCCCTGCTGTAATGGCGCAAACCGGATTCGATCCCGAGCGACCAGCGCCGATTGAAGAAGTTTTGGTCACTGGACGTCAGCGCGACGCTGCAGAGCAGCTTATTGTGGAGCGAATTGAAGAGTCTCACCAAGTTGACATCTTAAGCGCCGAAACTATCTCCCGAGCAGGCGACTCGGACTTAGCCGCCGCGCTACGTCGGGTACCAGGATTAACTCTGCTGGGCGGTAAATATGTGTATGTTCGCGGTTTAGGGGAGCGCTATTCTTCTACTCAGCTCAACGGTGCCCAAGTACCCTCTCCAGACTTTAGCCGTAATGTGCTTCCTCTGGATATCTTTCCTACCGACATCATTGATTCAATGGTCATTCAAAAGTCTTACAGTGCCGATCTGCCAGCTGCCTTTGGCGGCGGCAATATCAATATTCGCACCAAAGGAATTCCGGATGACTTTGTCCTGAACTTAGAGCTATCTAGCGGCTTTAATAGCAGCTCGAAGGATGGCTTTACAAACTCCAACGGCGGAGATAGCTTGGGTGCAGCCGCTGACAGTATGGCGTTTCCAAGCGCTATTAGTCAGGGATTAACGGACTATCGTGGCGACCTCAGCGTATCAAATATTTTTGCGACGCTGCGGAGTTCAGATATCTCAGCAACGCGAAATGATGCGGTGGCAATTAATCAATCTTACGCCGCAAGCTTAGATCGCCAATTTGCCATTCAGCACCAATCCTTAGATCCCGACCGCAACGCCAAGTTAGCGTTGGGTAATAACTTCTTTCTTTCCGATGACTTAGAGATTGGCTTCTTGGCGCTTGCTGGACAAGAGAATAAATGGCGCAACAAGCATCGAATGACCAAAAATTGGGCTCAACCCAATGACATCTACACCGATACTCAGCGAACGGTTAATGAAATCTCGTTAACGGGGGCCTTTAACGTGGGCTTGCGTTACACGAATGATCATCAACTTCTCTTTAGTTCACTGTTTCTTCGTAATACTGAAGATGAAACCCGCGTGGCCATCGGCAATGACCTGAATACTATCCTAGCGGATGGTAACAGAGAGCGAGAATGGGCTACTCGCTACGAACAGCGTGAATTATTTGTTAATCAAGTGCGTGGAAGTCATCGCTTTGATGACACGCTATTTTTCGCACGTTTGGGTGCGGGCTGGTACTACTCCGATGCGACGGCTACCAGTGATGTGCCAGGAGAAGTCTCGGTGTTGGGGTTGGATAGTCTAACGACCGGGGGCGAGCTCGTGAGTTCGGCGATTCGTTCATCCTCAAGTGTAGCCTCCTTTAACTGGACTCGTCTTGATGATGAGGTCGAAAGCTATGGCTGGGAGTTCGAGGCTGGTGATGAGCTTGGAGACAGCGAATGGACCATAAGTGGTGGCTACGATTATTGGCTCAAGGTTCGTCACTTCGAATATCTCCCCACCAACATTAGTACCGCAGGCGTTCAAAACGCCGCAGACTTACGCGACAGTGGCGATGTTCTCACCCTGCCAGATCGTATTTTCGACGATGCGAGCCTTCTTGATGTGACTAGCGGCTTAGGTTTCCGAACGGGTGGCATTGGCTCTGAAAGTTATGTTGCTTTTTTGGAGAGCCACGCAGGTTGGGGTAGTTTGGATGTTCAATTATCAGAAGCTTGGCGTCTAAACGCAGGCGTCCGCTGGGAAGAATATACCCAGTTCTCGTTGCCTTACGACAGCTTAAACTATAGCGATGATCCAGTGGGACTGAGCGAGCAGGAAATCGTTGATTCCTTCAGTGTATCCGATGATTGGTACCCGTCTTTGGCGCTCACCTATAGTAACGGTGACTTTCTGGGCGCGGAGACCTTTCAAGTACGCACCTCAGTATCGCAAACGGTGGTTCGACCAGACTTACGCGAAGTTTCCGACGCAACCTATATTGATACCGTCACTGAATTTCGCGTTGTGGGTAATCCGCTCTTAGAACCCTCTGATCTCACCAACGCAGACTTACGCTTTGAATGGTTTTTTGAAAATGGCGATAGCTTAACTTCTACGCTGTTCTATAAGGATATTAGTGCGCCTATTGAGGCGATCCAACGCCCGGGCTCTGACGATAACTTAGTGATTGGTTTTGTGAACGCCGATTCCGCTGAGGTTTATGGGGTGGAGTTCGAAATGTTGAAAGATTTATCCCAACTGAGCTCGGGTCTGTTTGTCAGCGGTAATCTTACGCTTTCCGATTCGGAAATTCAGATTTCCCAATCGGATATTGGTTTGACAAATAATACACGGCGGATGAATGGTCATTCTGAATGGGTGGCCAATGCGGCGCTTGGCTACGACTCAGACGGCGGCTTGGTGTCGGCCAATATGGTCTACAACATTGCCGGCGAGCGACTGGTCTTTGCTGGGCGGGCGGGTGCGCCAGATGCCTATGAGCAACCCTTCAACTCACTGGATCTAAACGTCGATGTGTTTCCGCTAGAGGCGTTGCGAGTTCGGTTCAAGGTGCAAAACCTATTGGACGAAAAAGTCACCTTTGCGCAGGGTGATACGACCATTGTTGAACAAACGGTGGGTAGCAGCTACAGCTTGGGGCTTCGCTACGAATTCTAA
- a CDS encoding FAD-dependent oxidoreductase: protein MPKNSKKAVRIGVVGGGINGLCIARELAMKGNDVTLIEGGDFGQATSSASSRMLHGGLRYLEHGQLRFVYHALMERASWIKQYPQQTRVVENFIPIYRSQTRSRWLIGAGVKLYQWLSGRYSLGASRWWSRYQYLSRFPDAKHGDLVGAWSYFDVMMDDQALMAAIIDELKTLGVNLRSQCSVSRLSVDGEVELATGESLHFDKVVNAAGPWASNILRSSGISSRFHLDYIRGSHLIINRRIAHGVVLQDDAKRVIFALPLNGKTLFGTTEVSQAGPTNTGISADERSYLSQIYNRHFNIALSPDEVIATTSGVRPIVQSEEGMSKASREAEVEVIGRLCNVFGGKWTSAPSLAKDVAKKVASIPNSSLSKGEASTNPTSMTRPSVS from the coding sequence GTGCCTAAAAATTCGAAAAAAGCGGTAAGAATTGGCGTAGTTGGCGGTGGAATAAATGGGCTTTGTATCGCCCGTGAACTTGCCATGAAAGGCAACGACGTTACCCTCATTGAGGGCGGAGATTTTGGCCAAGCTACCTCCTCCGCATCGTCTAGAATGTTGCACGGCGGACTGCGCTACCTTGAACACGGTCAGCTCAGATTTGTTTACCATGCGCTCATGGAACGTGCTAGCTGGATAAAGCAGTACCCTCAACAAACGCGTGTCGTGGAAAATTTTATCCCCATCTATCGATCTCAAACGCGAAGCCGATGGTTAATTGGTGCTGGCGTTAAGCTTTATCAGTGGCTGAGTGGCCGCTACTCGCTAGGAGCGAGCCGCTGGTGGAGTCGCTATCAGTATCTGAGCCGCTTCCCCGATGCGAAGCATGGCGACTTAGTAGGAGCCTGGAGCTACTTTGACGTCATGATGGATGATCAAGCGCTGATGGCGGCTATCATTGATGAACTCAAAACGCTGGGAGTAAACCTTCGTTCTCAGTGCTCTGTGAGCCGGCTGAGCGTTGATGGCGAGGTAGAGCTGGCTACGGGCGAGAGCTTACACTTCGATAAGGTGGTTAATGCAGCGGGACCGTGGGCAAGTAATATTTTGAGGTCATCGGGTATTAGCAGCCGCTTTCATCTTGACTATATTCGCGGTAGCCATCTGATCATTAACCGGCGGATAGCGCACGGTGTTGTGCTCCAAGATGATGCAAAGCGCGTCATCTTCGCCCTGCCGTTGAACGGGAAAACACTCTTTGGTACCACCGAGGTAAGTCAGGCGGGGCCGACGAACACCGGAATTAGCGCAGACGAAAGGAGCTACTTGAGTCAGATTTATAATCGTCACTTCAATATTGCGCTGAGTCCCGATGAGGTGATTGCTACGACGTCTGGTGTCAGGCCAATAGTGCAGAGTGAAGAGGGGATGTCTAAGGCCTCCAGAGAGGCGGAAGTAGAAGTTATCGGTAGGCTCTGTAATGTCTTTGGGGGGAAGTGGACTTCGGCGCCAAGCTTAGCGAAGGACGTTGCGAAGAAGGTGGCTAGCATACCCAATTCATCGCTGTCCAAGGGAGAGGCGAGTACCAATCCAACCTCTATGACACGGCCTTCAGTTTCTTAG
- a CDS encoding SixA phosphatase family protein → MTAPVLTPVAPVRSSWCRILFKPLVALVPLAVTYTLSFAPSASADIYLVRHAEKLGGEDPALTFCGEQRARWLANYFASASVTAVFTTNYVRTTDTARPVAQYHQLKLQTYDPRALDALAKKLDDYTGDVVVVGHSNTTPQLASLLASAEVDDLDETHYNRLYRITREGELRVELQTFECVASEDSSH, encoded by the coding sequence ATGACAGCCCCAGTGCTCACGCCGGTTGCACCAGTGCGATCGTCTTGGTGTCGAATCCTATTCAAACCGCTGGTGGCGCTAGTGCCTTTGGCAGTCACTTATACATTGTCTTTTGCGCCGTCAGCTTCAGCCGATATCTACCTTGTTAGGCACGCAGAGAAACTTGGCGGCGAGGACCCTGCGCTAACTTTCTGTGGTGAGCAGCGCGCACGGTGGCTAGCTAACTATTTTGCCTCGGCTTCTGTGACGGCAGTGTTCACTACTAACTATGTACGCACAACTGACACCGCGCGCCCAGTGGCACAGTATCACCAGCTTAAACTACAAACCTACGATCCACGTGCTCTTGATGCCCTTGCCAAGAAACTCGACGACTATACTGGTGACGTTGTGGTGGTAGGGCATTCAAACACCACGCCGCAACTGGCAAGCCTACTCGCGTCGGCCGAGGTGGACGATCTAGACGAAACGCACTATAACCGCCTGTATCGAATCACGAGGGAAGGCGAGTTACGGGTTGAGCTACAGACATTTGAATGTGTAGCTTCAGAGGATTCGAGTCACTGA
- a CDS encoding GSU2403 family nucleotidyltransferase fold protein: MIELSHNTQNAYLDLLAACQTPAFDGKGISFVRKKIRDQYYVYTSTKVGQAPIQRYLGPDNEETQKLVEREKALWAAGEVDRRARAILVNQLLAGGARALTAQEGKVLKLLERSGMFLYGGVLIGTPAFNLIGTMLGVVWSDSFATSDLDIAVDTQLPVVVDDKSVDLTQILEDSGMGFVEVGMLNPKHPSTAYKIRGQQYSVELLTPMRGKPDSKPVYIKQFNAAAEPLRFLDYLLHEIQPAVAAFDTGLLVNVPEPARFALHKLVTSQRRPASQAAKSVKDIYQAEQVLKVLADRNIGAIYAALEAAEKMGDKFMRQMEAAAQQLPKELNPLTL, from the coding sequence ATGATTGAGCTAAGCCATAATACTCAAAATGCTTACTTGGATTTATTAGCAGCATGCCAAACCCCTGCATTCGATGGTAAAGGTATTTCGTTTGTACGGAAAAAAATTCGCGATCAATATTACGTCTACACATCAACAAAAGTTGGCCAAGCTCCAATTCAAAGATATTTAGGTCCTGATAACGAAGAAACTCAAAAACTCGTCGAGAGAGAGAAAGCGCTGTGGGCGGCAGGAGAGGTCGATCGTAGGGCTCGAGCTATCTTGGTTAATCAGCTACTCGCGGGAGGTGCGCGGGCGCTTACAGCACAAGAGGGTAAGGTGCTAAAGCTTTTAGAGCGAAGCGGGATGTTCCTTTATGGCGGCGTTTTAATAGGTACGCCCGCCTTTAATTTAATAGGAACCATGCTTGGGGTTGTGTGGTCAGACTCGTTCGCGACGAGCGATCTAGATATAGCTGTCGATACTCAATTGCCGGTGGTGGTTGATGATAAGTCAGTTGATCTTACTCAAATACTAGAAGATAGCGGTATGGGATTTGTTGAAGTGGGCATGCTGAATCCCAAGCATCCTTCAACTGCCTATAAAATTCGAGGACAACAGTATAGTGTTGAACTGTTGACGCCAATGCGCGGAAAACCAGACTCGAAGCCAGTCTATATAAAGCAATTCAATGCGGCTGCAGAACCCCTTCGATTTTTAGATTATTTGCTCCACGAAATTCAGCCGGCGGTTGCCGCATTCGATACGGGACTTCTTGTCAATGTACCTGAACCTGCTCGGTTTGCATTGCACAAATTAGTGACCAGTCAGCGTAGGCCAGCATCGCAAGCGGCTAAGTCAGTAAAGGATATATATCAGGCCGAACAAGTTCTGAAAGTCTTGGCAGATAGAAATATTGGCGCCATCTATGCGGCTCTGGAGGCGGCCGAGAAAATGGGCGATAAGTTCATGAGACAGATGGAAGCTGCGGCTCAGCAGTTGCCGAAGGAGTTGAATCCGTTAACGTTGTAG